A part of Gemmatimonas groenlandica genomic DNA contains:
- a CDS encoding glycogen-binding domain-containing protein: MTPARLLLSASHRRSLPSRGWALPRVFAPRALVPCALASLTFAPSLAAQVRGDAPIAPAATIGPVTDASTLSVLGIAALPDGTGNALTQRNDLWLGATQPLGRIGRVRLAALGTGNWRVPQGVGTDGQLEGTLALRARARVGEQRVWSAISYGHASVNGASPTADILGNAMPPISAGGLDLRAADTTVSRRVDVGAISRAEAGMMTNVAGMEFSFGFSVERATRTTTQTLTIDEPDAITMPTVGGFTRLVSNRTTRSLQRRDIATGIASLGFNTGPTTWLVSVTSPVATWISSDALAPKPSMLPTVASLAVVQPVTAWLSLVGAAATNAATVGGTALRDDLDNHRARSFAPVLAIGVRISRLPFRGTDGTPGGILAFETRTLGAVDSLAVEQGVSAPDGDTLRVVLLIDAPRAESVELMGDATEWTVTQMRRATNGRWRAELKLAPGMHRITVRADGGAWIAPPGLPMGNDDYGSPVGMITVRGKRR, translated from the coding sequence GTGACGCCCGCTCGCCTCCTCCTCAGCGCGTCGCACCGTCGCTCCTTGCCGAGCCGCGGATGGGCCTTGCCGCGTGTGTTCGCGCCGCGTGCACTGGTGCCGTGCGCCTTGGCGAGCCTCACGTTCGCTCCGTCGCTTGCCGCGCAGGTTCGCGGCGACGCGCCTATCGCGCCGGCGGCTACGATTGGTCCGGTCACCGACGCCTCCACGCTGTCGGTACTTGGCATCGCGGCGCTCCCCGACGGCACGGGCAACGCGCTCACGCAACGCAACGACCTGTGGCTTGGCGCCACGCAGCCCCTCGGTCGCATCGGCCGCGTACGTCTTGCTGCGCTTGGCACGGGCAATTGGCGCGTGCCGCAAGGCGTGGGGACCGACGGCCAGCTCGAGGGCACGCTCGCGCTTCGCGCGCGGGCCCGCGTGGGCGAGCAGCGCGTGTGGAGTGCGATCAGCTATGGTCACGCGTCGGTGAACGGCGCCAGCCCCACGGCCGACATTCTGGGCAACGCGATGCCCCCCATATCGGCCGGTGGACTCGACCTGCGCGCGGCCGACACCACGGTCTCACGTCGCGTCGACGTCGGTGCCATCAGCCGCGCCGAGGCGGGCATGATGACGAATGTGGCGGGCATGGAGTTCTCGTTTGGTTTCTCCGTGGAACGTGCGACACGCACGACCACGCAGACGCTGACGATCGACGAGCCCGACGCGATCACGATGCCGACGGTCGGTGGATTCACGCGACTCGTGAGCAATCGCACCACGCGATCACTGCAGCGCCGCGACATTGCCACCGGCATCGCCTCGCTGGGCTTCAACACCGGGCCCACCACGTGGTTGGTGTCGGTGACCTCGCCGGTTGCCACCTGGATTTCCAGCGACGCGCTCGCGCCGAAACCCAGTATGCTGCCGACGGTCGCATCACTGGCGGTTGTGCAGCCGGTCACCGCGTGGCTGTCGTTGGTGGGCGCCGCGGCGACCAACGCCGCGACCGTTGGTGGCACGGCACTGCGCGATGATCTCGACAATCATCGTGCGCGTAGCTTTGCCCCGGTGCTCGCCATTGGCGTTCGCATTTCGCGCCTACCCTTCCGCGGCACCGATGGCACGCCGGGCGGTATTCTGGCCTTCGAAACGCGCACGCTCGGCGCCGTCGATTCGCTCGCGGTGGAACAGGGTGTGTCTGCGCCCGATGGCGACACGCTACGCGTGGTGTTGCTGATCGATGCGCCGCGCGCAGAATCGGTGGAGCTCATGGGTGATGCCACCGAGTGGACGGTCACGCAGATGCGTCGCGCCACGAACGGACGCTGGCGCGCCGAGCTCAAACTTGCGCCTGGCATGCATCGCATCACCGTGCGCGCCGATGGCGGCGCGTGGATCGCGCCGCCGGGTTTGCCGATGGGCAATGATGACTACGGCAGCCCGGTCGGGATGATCACGGTGCGCGGGAAGCGGCGGTGA
- a CDS encoding isoamylase early set domain-containing protein produces MNSDRPHKPNEPNDLDLTGFVDDPLLVARVRASYAQLPAPDAAQIARCTTSVLAAAMHAPARRFGGALRPRWWWGAAAAAVLVVSVLRPWRPEVAVRHADSAFAGASGESRAASAVGTTAASGDAIRFDLTLPNAAQEVALVGDFNGWDEHATPMLRRSNDGAWTAKVPLPPGRHVYAFVIDGRTWLVDPLAPQVPDEGYGPANAVVVDGPR; encoded by the coding sequence TTGAATAGCGATCGCCCACACAAACCGAACGAGCCTAACGATCTCGATCTCACCGGGTTCGTCGACGATCCGTTGCTCGTCGCGCGCGTTCGGGCGTCGTACGCTCAGCTGCCGGCCCCCGATGCCGCCCAGATTGCCCGCTGCACCACCTCGGTGCTCGCGGCGGCGATGCATGCGCCGGCCCGCCGGTTCGGCGGTGCATTACGCCCTCGCTGGTGGTGGGGCGCGGCAGCCGCGGCGGTCCTGGTGGTCAGTGTGCTGCGCCCCTGGCGGCCTGAGGTCGCCGTGCGGCATGCCGACAGCGCCTTTGCCGGGGCGTCAGGTGAGTCGCGAGCGGCGTCCGCCGTCGGCACGACCGCGGCCAGCGGCGACGCGATTCGATTCGACCTCACCCTGCCGAACGCCGCCCAGGAGGTCGCGCTCGTTGGCGACTTCAATGGCTGGGATGAACACGCCACGCCGATGCTCCGCCGCAGCAACGATGGCGCCTGGACGGCAAAGGTGCCTCTGCCGCCCGGCCGCCATGTGTACGCCTTCGTGATCGATGGTCGAACCTGGCTCGTCGATCCGCTCGCGCCACAGGTGCCCGACGAGGGGTATGGTCCGGCCAACGCGGTCGTCGTGGACGGTCCGCGATGA
- a CDS encoding RNA polymerase sigma factor, translating into MTDAELVVRTRAGDPDAFGTLVSRYYDACWRFAYHMLGERADAEDVVQDSFLRAYLAIGRYDERDQFRGWLFRILTNQCRNALTSRGRRTRRFVQDEIALETAPAPPLGLATGVEDAALVHALSQLDPLQREALLLKYAEGLEYGEMSAMTGAGESALKMRVKRGSERLRALLGRSLE; encoded by the coding sequence ATGACTGACGCGGAGCTGGTTGTTCGGACCCGCGCAGGTGACCCCGACGCCTTTGGGACTTTGGTGTCGAGGTACTACGACGCGTGCTGGCGTTTCGCGTACCACATGCTGGGGGAGCGAGCGGATGCGGAGGACGTGGTGCAGGACTCCTTCTTACGCGCGTATCTCGCCATCGGTCGGTACGACGAGCGTGATCAGTTCCGCGGGTGGCTCTTTCGTATCCTGACCAACCAGTGCCGCAACGCCCTTACCTCCCGCGGTCGTCGCACGCGTCGGTTCGTGCAAGACGAGATCGCTCTTGAGACCGCGCCTGCCCCTCCACTCGGGCTCGCGACCGGCGTCGAAGACGCCGCGCTCGTGCATGCGCTCAGTCAGCTCGACCCGCTTCAGCGGGAGGCGCTGTTGCTCAAATACGCCGAAGGACTGGAGTACGGCGAGATGTCGGCGATGACCGGCGCCGGCGAATCGGCGCTCAAGATGCGCGTGAAGCGCGGCAGCGAGCGGCTGCGTGCGCTGCTCGGGAGGTCGCTTGAATAG
- a CDS encoding DUF2628 domain-containing protein → MNELPRWAQKQNQERSLEQPSDAEMEAFIGPKWEKVYRRKLAPFLDDASFVPTWNWSAAIAFPPAWFLYRKLYLPFAFFFLMPGIAFRLLTGTEKPLTMAAMQQPENEWLLMMNAAVFVSTMLASGGTANWFLYRRARAANRLVVQQQLPQAESELLLRRVGGVNRMATSLFVALSMMLAVATIGG, encoded by the coding sequence ATGAACGAGTTGCCGCGCTGGGCGCAAAAGCAGAATCAGGAGCGATCGCTCGAGCAGCCAAGCGATGCGGAGATGGAAGCGTTCATCGGTCCCAAGTGGGAGAAGGTGTATCGCCGCAAGTTGGCGCCGTTTCTCGACGACGCGTCGTTCGTGCCGACCTGGAACTGGAGCGCGGCAATCGCCTTTCCGCCGGCGTGGTTCCTGTACCGAAAGTTGTACTTGCCGTTCGCCTTTTTCTTCCTGATGCCGGGGATCGCGTTTCGTTTGTTGACCGGCACCGAGAAGCCGCTCACGATGGCGGCGATGCAGCAGCCGGAAAACGAGTGGCTGCTGATGATGAACGCGGCAGTGTTCGTCTCCACGATGTTGGCGTCTGGCGGGACGGCGAACTGGTTTCTCTACCGTCGGGCCCGAGCGGCAAACCGCTTGGTGGTGCAGCAGCAGTTGCCACAGGCTGAGTCGGAGCTGTTGCTTCGTCGGGTCGGTGGCGTAAACAGGATGGCGACCTCGTTGTTCGTGGCGCTGTCGATGATGCTTGCCGTAGCAACGATCGGGGGATGA
- a CDS encoding agmatine deiminase family protein, with product MPAEWERHDATWIGWPTHEPDWPGKFAPIPWVYAEIVRALAPFERVEILCQDDAVCEDARAALTMHGVHADHYRLHVQPTDRVWLRDSGPTGVQRADGSVALVHWGFDAWSKYDNYALDVYVPEAVSRVTSLPRVEAMCHDNGQRLILEGGGIETDGLGTMLVTEEWLLSDVQVRNPGFTRADYERAFHTYLGITHTVWLGEGCVGDDTHGHVDDIARFVSPGVVVLAHEEDPADENHARSLDNLHRLQRARDARGEPIRVVTLPYPRAVIMDGTRLPASYANFYIANGVCIVPTFNDPNDRVALNSLAALLPEHRIVGIHAVDLVWGLGTLHCLSQQQPAAASAEVAS from the coding sequence ATGCCTGCCGAATGGGAGCGTCACGACGCAACGTGGATCGGGTGGCCCACCCACGAACCCGACTGGCCCGGCAAGTTCGCGCCGATTCCCTGGGTGTACGCCGAGATCGTGCGGGCCCTCGCGCCGTTCGAGCGCGTGGAGATTCTCTGTCAGGATGACGCCGTGTGCGAGGACGCACGTGCCGCGCTCACGATGCACGGTGTGCACGCCGATCACTATCGACTGCACGTGCAGCCCACCGACCGGGTGTGGCTGCGCGACTCGGGGCCGACCGGCGTGCAGCGCGCCGACGGCAGCGTGGCGCTCGTGCACTGGGGCTTCGACGCGTGGAGCAAGTACGACAACTATGCGCTGGACGTGTATGTGCCGGAGGCGGTCTCGCGGGTGACGTCACTGCCGCGTGTGGAGGCGATGTGTCACGACAACGGGCAGCGCCTGATTCTCGAAGGCGGCGGCATCGAGACCGATGGACTCGGGACGATGCTGGTGACGGAAGAGTGGTTGTTGTCGGATGTGCAGGTGCGCAATCCGGGCTTCACGCGCGCCGACTACGAGCGCGCGTTTCATACGTACCTTGGCATCACGCACACCGTCTGGCTGGGCGAGGGATGCGTGGGCGACGACACGCATGGGCACGTGGACGACATCGCGCGCTTCGTGTCGCCGGGCGTCGTGGTGCTGGCGCACGAAGAGGATCCCGCCGACGAGAATCATGCGCGATCACTCGACAACCTGCACCGCTTGCAGCGCGCGCGCGATGCGCGCGGTGAACCGATCCGGGTGGTCACGCTGCCGTATCCGCGCGCGGTGATCATGGACGGTACGCGGCTGCCGGCGAGCTACGCGAACTTCTACATCGCCAACGGGGTGTGCATTGTACCCACGTTCAACGACCCGAACGATCGAGTTGCGTTGAACAGTCTTGCTGCGCTCCTGCCCGAGCATCGTATCGTGGGCATTCACGCGGTGGATCTGGTGTGGGGCCTCGGCACGCTGCATTGTCTCAGTCAGCAGCAGCCCGCTGCCGCTTCAGCGGAGGTGGCGTCATGA
- a CDS encoding carbon-nitrogen hydrolase, whose protein sequence is MANIVNIGVIQDTASDDLAANVTRAVARVREAAARGAQIICLQELFNAPYFCKSVKPERFDIAEPADGPTVHTFQALAKELDVVIVVPYYEREAAGLYRNSATVIDADGSVLGTYRKMHIPHDPLFEEKYYFAPGDVTADLRHDAHPGINGFRVWHTKYANIGVLICWDQWYPEAARITALLGAQVLFYPTAIAWHPGEKATFGDAQVDAWRTAQRAHAIANGVFVASPNRVGFEPEPGTDGLEFFGQSFIADPFGRYLAQAGTEPEILVAACDLGLIEETRRNWPFLRDRRIDAYGPITQRWLAGR, encoded by the coding sequence ATGGCCAACATCGTGAACATCGGTGTCATTCAGGACACCGCCTCGGATGATCTCGCCGCCAACGTGACGCGTGCGGTGGCGCGTGTGCGCGAAGCCGCCGCGCGCGGTGCGCAGATCATCTGCTTGCAAGAGCTCTTCAACGCGCCGTATTTCTGTAAGAGCGTGAAGCCCGAGCGGTTCGACATCGCCGAACCAGCCGACGGTCCAACGGTGCACACGTTTCAGGCGCTCGCCAAGGAACTCGACGTCGTCATCGTCGTGCCGTACTACGAGCGTGAGGCGGCGGGCCTCTATCGCAACTCGGCCACCGTGATCGATGCCGACGGCAGTGTGCTCGGCACGTATCGCAAGATGCACATTCCGCACGATCCGCTGTTCGAGGAGAAATATTACTTCGCGCCCGGCGACGTCACGGCGGATCTGCGGCACGATGCGCATCCGGGCATCAACGGCTTTCGCGTGTGGCATACCAAGTACGCGAACATCGGCGTCTTGATCTGCTGGGATCAGTGGTATCCGGAAGCGGCGCGCATCACGGCGTTGCTCGGAGCCCAGGTGCTGTTCTATCCCACGGCGATTGCGTGGCATCCGGGCGAGAAGGCGACGTTCGGCGACGCGCAGGTCGACGCGTGGCGCACCGCGCAGCGCGCGCATGCGATCGCCAACGGCGTGTTCGTCGCGTCGCCGAATCGCGTGGGCTTCGAGCCGGAGCCCGGCACCGATGGCCTCGAGTTCTTCGGACAGTCGTTCATCGCCGATCCGTTCGGACGCTATCTCGCACAGGCCGGTACCGAACCGGAGATTCTCGTTGCGGCATGTGACCTTGGCCTGATCGAAGAGACGCGTCGCAACTGGCCGTTCCTGCGGGATCGCCGCATCGATGCCTACGGTCCGATCACGCAGCGCTGGCTGGCCGGTCGTTGA
- a CDS encoding TetR/AcrR family transcriptional regulator, which yields MPAKRAPRPTARPIAVESVAAATVQLARAPVASAPVANAPVAIAPVAIAPVASTPNADSGSPDAYRRRPRQSRGQARVELLLDAAAAVIAEQGLHAATAEAIALRARTAKGSLYQFFPNRDAVLAALALRYADEMRAIHERAFPIDPHGLPLDRLIDRIVKPLAEFHDTHPAFRRVFATVEGPGDDTRSAPTRLRAQLFDSFVDRLDVLFAARNPKLATRDRRRVALVAASLGQSLLARRGRAVAAEKKPLLDDLRRILLAYLQPVLEPPAVKTKGEAKPAPKKR from the coding sequence ATGCCCGCCAAACGTGCGCCTCGTCCCACTGCCAGACCCATCGCCGTCGAGTCGGTAGCGGCCGCCACGGTGCAGCTCGCTCGTGCGCCGGTTGCCAGCGCGCCGGTCGCGAACGCGCCGGTTGCGATCGCGCCGGTTGCGATCGCGCCGGTTGCCTCGACGCCGAATGCCGATAGCGGATCACCCGACGCGTATCGGCGGCGGCCTCGACAGTCGCGCGGACAAGCGCGGGTCGAACTCCTGCTCGACGCGGCGGCCGCCGTAATCGCGGAACAGGGACTGCACGCCGCGACCGCGGAAGCCATCGCCCTGCGCGCTCGTACCGCCAAGGGCTCGCTGTACCAGTTCTTCCCCAATCGCGATGCCGTGCTGGCGGCGCTCGCGCTGCGGTATGCCGACGAAATGCGCGCCATTCATGAGCGAGCATTCCCGATCGACCCGCACGGCCTGCCCCTCGATCGGCTCATCGACCGCATCGTGAAGCCGCTGGCCGAATTCCACGACACGCACCCCGCCTTCCGGCGCGTGTTCGCCACCGTGGAAGGCCCCGGCGACGACACCCGGTCGGCGCCGACGCGCCTACGCGCTCAGCTCTTCGATTCATTCGTCGACCGGCTCGATGTGCTGTTCGCCGCGCGCAATCCGAAGCTCGCGACCCGCGATCGACGCCGCGTGGCGCTTGTGGCCGCTTCGCTGGGACAGTCGTTGCTGGCCCGTCGCGGACGCGCCGTCGCCGCCGAGAAGAAGCCGTTGCTCGACGACCTGCGGCGCATTCTGCTGGCCTATCTCCAGCCCGTGCTCGAGCCACCCGCCGTCAAGACAAAGGGTGAGGCGAAGCCGGCACCGAAAAAACGGTGA
- a CDS encoding DUF4147 domain-containing protein, which translates to MNTSQHPRALLAALYRAAVQGAAPFPRTRDAVGAWFDARSMLSAHAPVYVIALGKAAPAMMAGALDALDQRGRTVHGGLVVAAHEPKRDEVGGDLPARIRLMVGDHPVPGPASLDAADALDDLAHSIDDGSIVLVLLSGGTTSLCAAPIATLSQEVGDADRAQSHLATLAETLLESGLAIHEMNAIRRRVLRWGAGRLAVSLVQHGAEHVPVFAISDVIGDDPAVIGSGPCTADPLDDATFLALLDAHDMRSRVERVMGTVLGLEGASDPPRVPSTDHAAFARVGYTLVARNADAVQALAHEARALGIAQVVVQQMPLEGDAAQLGDQLARLALQTAPEAHGDTLLVCGGEPVVNLRETADRAMSRNEDESLEVPWSDEPLRGGRMQVLALSAALALEEAAACGDSRSWKISVLAAGTDGRDGPTDAAGAIVDAAVPALARRAGRVPEDDLSTGRSWFPLDAAEALLRPGPTGTNVMDVVALYIRA; encoded by the coding sequence GTGAATACCTCGCAGCATCCCCGCGCCCTGCTCGCGGCACTCTATCGTGCCGCGGTGCAGGGCGCGGCGCCGTTTCCGCGGACACGTGACGCGGTGGGCGCCTGGTTCGACGCACGTTCCATGCTGTCCGCGCATGCGCCCGTCTACGTGATCGCTTTGGGAAAAGCCGCGCCGGCGATGATGGCCGGTGCCCTCGACGCGCTCGATCAACGCGGGCGCACGGTGCACGGTGGTCTCGTGGTCGCGGCGCACGAACCGAAGCGAGACGAGGTGGGCGGTGACTTGCCTGCCCGTATTCGGCTCATGGTCGGTGATCATCCGGTGCCCGGGCCTGCGTCGCTCGACGCCGCCGACGCGCTCGATGATCTCGCCCATAGCATCGACGACGGCAGCATCGTGCTCGTGCTGCTGTCGGGTGGCACCACCTCGCTCTGTGCGGCGCCGATCGCGACACTCTCGCAGGAGGTTGGTGATGCCGATCGCGCGCAGTCGCATCTGGCCACCCTCGCCGAAACACTGCTCGAGTCAGGGCTCGCCATTCACGAGATGAATGCGATCCGACGTCGCGTGCTGCGATGGGGCGCCGGTCGTCTCGCGGTCAGTCTCGTGCAGCATGGCGCGGAGCACGTGCCGGTGTTCGCGATCTCCGATGTGATCGGCGACGATCCGGCGGTGATCGGCTCGGGCCCCTGCACCGCCGATCCGCTCGACGACGCGACCTTCCTGGCTCTACTCGACGCGCACGACATGCGTTCGCGTGTCGAGCGCGTGATGGGCACGGTGCTGGGGCTCGAGGGTGCCAGCGATCCTCCGCGCGTTCCGAGTACCGACCATGCCGCGTTCGCGCGCGTGGGCTACACCCTGGTCGCGCGCAACGCCGATGCGGTGCAGGCGCTGGCGCATGAGGCGCGTGCCCTCGGCATCGCGCAGGTGGTGGTCCAGCAGATGCCGCTCGAGGGCGACGCCGCACAACTGGGCGATCAGCTCGCGCGGCTGGCGCTGCAGACAGCGCCCGAGGCGCACGGCGATACGCTGCTGGTGTGTGGCGGCGAGCCCGTTGTCAACTTGCGCGAGACGGCTGATCGGGCAATGTCGCGCAATGAAGACGAGTCGCTGGAGGTGCCGTGGTCGGACGAACCACTGCGCGGCGGTCGCATGCAGGTGCTCGCCCTGTCGGCCGCGCTGGCACTCGAGGAAGCGGCCGCCTGCGGTGACTCGCGCTCGTGGAAGATCAGCGTCTTGGCGGCGGGCACCGATGGGCGTGACGGTCCGACCGATGCCGCCGGCGCCATCGTGGATGCGGCAGTGCCGGCGCTGGCCCGCCGCGCGGGACGCGTACCCGAAGACGACCTCAGTACCGGCCGGTCGTGGTTTCCGCTCGATGCGGCCGAGGCGCTGCTGCGCCCCGGCCCGACTGGCACCAACGTCATGGACGTCGTCGCGCTGTATATCCGCGCCTGA
- a CDS encoding peroxiredoxin family protein has translation MSIRSRAARFVAVLAVAAIAPSIAGAQAAPAPTPLKVGEMAPDFTVTVVTADGVAKKPFKLSEHKGETVVLAFFPKARTSGCTVQMESYRDKYAQTFQGGKKVTLVGVSIDSDTALVSWAKDAKFQFHFAADTDRKVGVAYGANAGTGYHKRTLYVIDPSGKISYVAAPFNQMAADAYTDLGAAISHAGGSH, from the coding sequence ATGTCCATTCGCTCACGTGCCGCACGTTTCGTTGCGGTGCTCGCCGTCGCCGCAATCGCTCCGTCCATCGCTGGCGCGCAGGCCGCGCCCGCGCCGACGCCGCTCAAGGTCGGCGAGATGGCACCTGATTTCACGGTGACGGTCGTCACGGCGGATGGCGTCGCCAAGAAGCCGTTCAAGCTTTCGGAGCACAAGGGCGAGACGGTCGTGCTGGCGTTCTTCCCGAAGGCGCGCACCAGCGGCTGCACGGTGCAGATGGAGTCGTATCGCGACAAGTACGCGCAGACATTCCAGGGCGGGAAGAAGGTCACGCTCGTAGGCGTCAGCATCGACAGCGACACCGCGCTCGTCTCGTGGGCCAAGGACGCGAAGTTCCAGTTCCATTTCGCCGCCGACACCGACCGCAAGGTTGGCGTGGCGTACGGTGCCAACGCGGGCACCGGCTACCACAAGCGCACGCTGTACGTGATCGATCCGTCGGGCAAGATCTCGTACGTGGCCGCGCCGTTTAACCAGATGGCGGCTGACGCCTACACCGACCTCGGTGCCGCGATTTCACACGCCGGCGGCTCGCACTAA
- a CDS encoding YMGG-like glycine zipper-containing protein, producing MTQIRTRIRHASLLLAPLAFGVLTGCGGADSRLDEQLKADLAAAAQAPGARGQFASPAELGYPQGYAPQYPGQYPAQYGYPQPGYPQGYPPAAYPQGYPAPQPQTRVVYVPQQSTVRRTSSAGSGGGSTGSSGTRSGTQPANTQKGAIIGAATGAAIGVATSRDKVKGGAIGALGGAVLGGIIGHQIKKRSGSVRE from the coding sequence ATGACTCAAATCCGTACGCGCATCCGTCACGCCTCGTTGCTGCTGGCCCCCTTGGCCTTTGGAGTCCTGACGGGGTGTGGCGGAGCCGATTCGCGCCTCGACGAGCAGCTGAAGGCCGACCTGGCCGCCGCCGCGCAGGCGCCCGGCGCTCGCGGTCAGTTTGCGAGTCCGGCCGAGTTGGGATATCCGCAGGGGTACGCGCCGCAGTATCCGGGTCAGTATCCAGCGCAGTATGGCTATCCGCAGCCTGGGTACCCGCAGGGCTATCCGCCGGCGGCGTATCCCCAGGGCTATCCGGCGCCGCAGCCGCAGACTCGGGTGGTGTATGTGCCGCAGCAGAGCACCGTACGACGGACGAGCAGCGCCGGGAGCGGCGGGGGTTCGACCGGCAGTTCTGGAACGCGGTCGGGCACGCAGCCGGCCAATACACAGAAGGGCGCCATCATCGGCGCGGCGACGGGGGCGGCGATCGGTGTCGCTACGTCGCGTGACAAGGTGAAGGGTGGAGCGATCGGCGCGTTGGGCGGCGCCGTGTTGGGCGGCATCATTGGTCATCAGATCAAGAAGCGTAGCGGGTCCGTGAGGGAGTAG
- a CDS encoding diacylglycerol/lipid kinase family protein: MMLSPSDRIHAPVVLLVNPAAGRGRAGRVAQAASEALRAADLAVDVHETRERGDEARIAAEASATGARALAVVGGDGAISHAVRGLLDGEAGGGARVPMAIFAAGTGNDFAKSLVVPVHHVARMARHIAAGNTHVVDVGFVDDVPFVNAAGFGFDVEVLEHMRTPGVLRGTAAYVSTALGALFGYRGFRANMANDSAIMSRKLMTVFANGRCFGGAFRIAPDARLDDGALDCVTIRDISPWARVPLFARAMRGTHLTSPHVSFHRDHHFHLRFDTPPMFETDGELQQAATCDVSVSVRAGALTVIA, encoded by the coding sequence ATGATGCTTTCTCCATCTGATCGCATCCACGCGCCGGTCGTGTTGCTGGTGAATCCTGCCGCGGGACGCGGCCGCGCCGGACGTGTGGCGCAAGCGGCCAGTGAGGCGCTACGTGCGGCCGATCTTGCGGTGGACGTGCACGAAACTCGCGAGCGTGGCGACGAAGCGCGCATTGCGGCGGAGGCCAGCGCCACCGGCGCGCGCGCACTCGCCGTGGTCGGCGGTGACGGCGCCATCAGTCATGCCGTGCGCGGTCTGCTCGACGGCGAAGCCGGTGGTGGCGCGCGAGTGCCGATGGCCATCTTCGCCGCTGGTACCGGCAACGATTTCGCGAAGTCGCTCGTGGTGCCGGTGCACCACGTGGCGCGCATGGCGAGGCACATCGCCGCCGGAAACACCCACGTGGTCGACGTCGGATTCGTGGACGACGTGCCGTTCGTGAATGCCGCCGGTTTTGGATTCGACGTGGAAGTCCTCGAGCACATGCGCACACCGGGCGTGCTACGCGGCACGGCGGCGTATGTCAGCACCGCGCTCGGCGCATTGTTCGGCTATCGCGGATTCCGCGCCAACATGGCGAATGACTCCGCCATCATGAGCCGGAAGCTCATGACGGTCTTTGCCAACGGCCGCTGCTTCGGCGGCGCGTTTCGTATCGCGCCCGACGCGCGGCTCGATGACGGCGCGCTCGACTGCGTCACGATTCGCGATATCTCGCCGTGGGCGAGAGTGCCGTTGTTCGCCCGTGCGATGCGCGGCACGCACCTGACGTCGCCTCATGTGTCGTTCCATCGCGACCACCACTTTCACCTGCGGTTTGATACGCCGCCGATGTTCGAGACCGATGGCGAATTGCAGCAGGCCGCGACGTGCGATGTGTCCGTGAGCGTTCGCGCCGGCGCGCTGACGGTCATCGCGTAG